One window from the genome of Dermacentor silvarum isolate Dsil-2018 chromosome 7, BIME_Dsil_1.4, whole genome shotgun sequence encodes:
- the LOC125946588 gene encoding uncharacterized protein LOC125946588, which translates to MLFLLLRSGDVEANPGPDRRTKALLDMDSLPDDPSEKMTAIFTLIKDLHTRSTHSAKVQSELATDVKDIRTSQKKIEAQITSIQKRLDELETKTKLIELLERAVDHVEDSVKSVDTHLGHLESRLNEQEDRSRRNNLILRGIPDSQESWEQSESKIRAILTGALDALSDNGIERAHRLGSYSQNKCRPMIVKFSDLKSKEKVLSARAILKEKNISVSEDVCVATREVRRKLFQFAKDQPGAPAYQVRYKKLIINKKQYVYDPIRQCVKENESSQTRRAAGNTEHAPGRTPVTGQSTSTARSVR; encoded by the coding sequence ATGCTTTTTTTGTTACTTCGTTCTGGTGATGTGGAAGCTAATCCGGGCCCTGACAGGCGTACTAAAGCCCTGCTCGATATGGATTCATTGCCTGATGATCCCTCCGAAAAGATGACAGCCATATTTACCCTCATTAAAGACCTTCATACGCGCTCAACTCATTCCGCAAAGGTCCAGAGCGAGTTGGCAACTGATGTTAAAGATATAAGGACAAGCCAAAAGAAAATCGAAGCTCAAATTACGTCAATCCAGAAGAGGCTTGATGAACTTGAAACAAAAACGAAATTGATTGAGCTCCTAGAACGTGCTGTTGATCACGTAGAGGACTCAGTCAAGTCGGTTGACACCCATCTTGGCCATTTAGAATCCCGTCTGAACGAGCAAGAGGACCGTTCCCGGCGCAACAACCTAATTCTTCGAGGCATTCCAGATTCTCAAGAATCGTGGGAACAATCCGAGTCCAAGATAAGGGCCATCTTAACAGGTGCGCTTGACGCCCTGTCAGACAACGGGATCGAACGCGCGCATCGCTTAGGATCATATTCGCAAAACAAATGCCGCCCTATGATTGTCAAATTTTCTGATCtcaaatcaaaagaaaaagtGCTTTCTGCAAGAGCAATACTGAAAGAGAAAAATATAAGCGTTAGCGAAGACGTTTGTGTAGCCACACGTGAAGTGAGGCGAAAACTATTCCAGTTTGCTAAAGATCAACCTGGCGCACCCGCCTACCAAGTGCGTTACAAAAAGTTAATTATAAATAAGAAGCAATATGTCTACGACCCGATACGTCAATGTGTCAAAGAAAACGAGTCGTCACAAACACGCAGAGCTGCAGGCAATACAGAGCATGCGCCTGGGCGCACACCTGTTACCGGGCAGTCGACGTCCACTGCTCGCTCTGTGAGATAG